From the genome of Nicotiana sylvestris chromosome 1, ASM39365v2, whole genome shotgun sequence:
AAATTAGTTGTCCTACTTTCTGTTATGCATAGTAATTGTTCCCAAATTGTGTACATTTTTTTTTGAAGAGAAAGTGCTCTCTATGCTACTCACTTCTTTTCACTATTGAGTTGTGTAAAAGGTACTTTGGTCCCACTAATACTATAGAAAATTGTTCAAATGTGGTGAATGTTAGTAGCTTTATCTCCATCTTTTACCCTCATTCATTTAAAGATTACAGTTTCAACGCTTAGTTAATTCCCTAAGCTAAATAGGACGCTCGGATTGGGATGGAGGGAACATATAAATGTCCATAGATCTGCGTGTTTGTTCGCAGGTGTGGGTAGATGCAAAAAGGTGTATATGCATCTTGTAGCGTGTTATGGAGGTGTATCTatgtgtgttctatattcagactGCTGGGGTAGATCAGATGAGAAACCGAAACAGAGACAATTTAGCGTTTACTCTAGgaaagtaaaacaaaaaaaagacaGATTAAACAAATATACATGGCAACGTGCACATCAAGGAAGATTCATCTATTGGATCCCATATAGTAAGTGTATGCATGTCCTTTACATTGTTTACGTTTCTGTAGACCTAAAACTCGAATGTCAACCAGATGTTGCTATTGGTTAAAATTCATCTAACCCATTCACTTTACCTGGCCATAATCTGCTTTTTTCCTGTGCATTGGGGGTGCGTTGACGGAATATTCAAGTTTCAACATAAGGACTCGCTCCCTGCTTTAAAATGGACCTTTTCCCATGTTACAAGTAGTTAAGACTTGATAGTGTTTCCCAAACATGGTTTGACTGTGCGATTTGATTGTGTTGGTGACATGTCTGTAGATTTTGCTCTCTTCTTGGTTTGAGGGGTAACATTTTTTATAAAGAAGTCCATTTTTGCATAACATAATTGTAGCTTATTTGATAAATTATACATCCAGGTCTTGTTAAATAATGATGAATGAGATATGCTTACCGATGTGAGCTTACTGCCATGGAGTTCTTATCCTTCATCTTCTTGACTTTTTTCTGGTCATCTGCAGAAGCAAATAAAGCTAGTCCAAGACGAGAATCAGCTGCTGGAGAATATTCTCAGGTCGCTACTTCAAGAACTGGTGGTATGTGTTTTTTTTCTTAGTAGGAATTGCATCATCGTTAATACCTGGATTTTTTGCGTGTGCTATAACAATGGTACAATTTGTGGTAGAAAAGGCTGACTGATGAGAATTGGACTTAGTAAATCTAGTAGGAACTACATCCCTTTTTTTGGGGGGATAAGCATGAAGAGATtaagcccccccccccctcttcccCCTTATCGTTTTCGCTCATGTCCTTGCAAGAATTTGTTATCTGGGCTAGATCAAGTTCACTGACTTCACCTCTAGGACCAGTTGTGACTGATTCGAGTTCCAACTTGAAATGCAGAGAGTACAACATGATTTTACCAGAGTACTTCTTAGCAGTAGCTGACATTCTATAACTGTACCACCTTGCATTACATTAAAGGGTGAAGCTGGTTCTTTCTTGTTCCTGAGCTGTGTATCATGGGGGAATATTTTGCTCTACCTTTTCATTAAAACAAtagtttttttcttgtttttgtttgAGCTTCACCTTTGGTCATGCTATTGAGTAGTTTTGTGGGTAACATGTCTGTCTTATGATTAGCGAACAATTGTATCCTGTCACAGGCTGCTGCAGTTCAGTCGGGGCAGAAGATCATGGAGTATGGAATGTCGATTGTTGATGGTGAATCAAGTCAGGGTCAGATTCCCCGCCTTCTTGGTGAGTGTCTGGTAGCATTGGCGATTATACTGCCAAGAAGACATATGTCCTATTAGCTTGTTTCTTGGTCTCGCTATGTTTGAAGTATTTCATTTTAGGGAATCATAAGTTATGCAGTTGTTTAAAGTTCCCGGTGGTTGGAGAGACGTGGAAACTCTTGCTTTTCGAGTGCTAGAAAAATGTAGAAACATATGACATCATTATGCTTATGGTCGTATGATTGTGCTGAAAAGCATCATCACTTCTTGCCCTCCATCTCCACAAGTCTTGACCAATGACCAGTGAGTGTGGTATTCTGTTTTTGGAACATCAACGCTTCATAGTTTCCCGGAGTTCGCTCCTAGAAATATAGCCATCACTTGCCCCTCGCGTCTTTGACTCGTTGAAATTCATCTGCCTCCAATCTTGTTAGTTCCTTGTGGAAGACTCATTTTCTTGAGCTTATAAACTTGAGATACATTTGTTTTTCAATTCTTAAGGTTGTCTATGTTTTTTCCTTTGGGTTATTATCAGGAAATTGTGATCCTTTGAGATTCTGTGGTTGTAAATAGTACTACTAGTAGTAGAAAAAAATAATTCATCTTATTGATGTACATTTATTGTTTAACCCCATAGAAAAATTCAGCTTAGATCACAACTGGTGTAGCAGTAGAGGTAGAGAGATCCTTGAGATATGCCTTAATTGCTAATGAGTGGGTACATAATGGTAGGTGTAATTGGATTCTAGGAAGCCTATGAATGCTCTGGATGATTCACATAGGAGTTGGTGAGATGCATTTATGTTATCTTAATCTTCTATATGAAGCTATCATGGAAGGTCACTTGTTCTTTCCTAGTAACCTCTCCTTGTTTGATTTGTTGATAGATATTGTTCTATATCTTTGTGAGAAAGAGCATGTGGAGGGTGGCATGATATTTCAACTTTTAGAAGATTTGACAGAAATGTCAACAATGAGAAACTGTGAGGATATCTTTGGGTACATAGAGAGCAAACAAGACATATTGGGGAAGGTATGCATAATTGTTGCTGGTTTCAGTTCTATGAACATTTCTGACTTTGTTGATGGTTTGTGTTTATTTGGTGAGGCAAATTCTTAACATTTACAATGTTTATGTTCATTTTTGTGACATATAGCCAGAACTCTTTGCACGAGGGAAGCTTGTTATGTTAAGGACGTGTAATCAGTTGCTTCGTCGTCTATCAAAGGTACACAGTGCTTTTCCCTTCAGCTTCATCTTGTAATAGATATCAGAAATATCTGTCTCTGTTTGCGCATTAATTCATCTGGTGCACATCGTGAAAATGAATAAGTTTGCAGCAAATATAAGTCATTACTTTATTGTCAATGCAATGAAACCGAAAGGGCCTCGGTATCCAATAATGGCATTGTCCATTGTTTTCATTTTATCATGGTAAAAAGTTCCATTTATTGTATATTTCTAAATCTTTCCCTCTGTATTAGATCACGGCACTATCTTGGAAGTACAAGTTCCAATTTCAAATATCTCTTCTCTTTCCATGTACAAGCTCCAATTTCAAATATCTGTTCCTATTTCTTAATGATCAAGAAGTTTAGCTCAAGTTATTATATGGAGTAATGAAAGAAATATTTGCTATTATTAAAGTATCTCTTAATTCGAATACTTCGCTTATCCCCCCACCCCCCAAGAAAGTCCTCTAACTTGTAGTTTCTTGGTTTGTTTTGCTTACATTTGGGTGACGCATATTAAataaatttggggggggggggacctCCTTCTTTGTTTGTTATGGAGCTATAGAAGAAGAGATGTACTGAAGCTTTTTGGGATGAAAACTTATGTTTGTTTTGTAATGTTTATTTATTTTGCCCTGTCTTTCAGGGTGATAACATGATAGATGAAGATGTATCATATAGAATTAAAATAGGATCTTCGTATTGTACCAGTGCTATTAATATGAATCCAAGTGGTTTTGATCCAAGTCATGAGGATGAATTGAACCCAATCACCCAAACCCCTCGAGTACCGGCAACTTGGAGTACAACTCTGTGGCCATCTCATTGAAAAGCTTAAGCTGTTAGGGAGAGCATATTTTTTGTTAATAATATTATGTCTTAACACAAATTGCTGGCAGAGAGAAAAAAAGGTGATGAAATATTTGGTTGCTGAAACAGAAATGGGTTTTATTAAATGAAGGCAGATTACTGATACTGTGCTTATTGCAAATGAATGCTTGGATAGTAGGAGACACGGGGAAGCTGCTGAACATACAGAAAGTGTATGATTATGTTAATTGATCATACTTGGCTAAATTTGTAAAGAAATCGGGTCTGGGAAAAAGTGGATTGGGTGTATGAAATGTTGCATATCTACAGTAACGTTTTCAGTTATTATAAACAGGACATCTAAAGATTTTTTCCTACATGCAGAGGTTTGAGAAGGTGGCTCCATTATCTCCATTTTTATTCATTCTGGCAATtttgggtgtgtgtgtgtgtgggtggGGGGGGGGTTGCTAAGTAAAATGCTATGACTTTAGGCGGGATTAAGGTTTTAGAATTGGGACAGAGCAACTTAGCGTGGAAGTTTCTCTCCATTTGATTAATCATTAGATTGCCAATAAAGAAAAAGCAATGCACAAGGTCGTGGAAGTCATTGCTTCCATCGTCTTTTCTCTCCTTGATgctttaaaatattttctttaagcCAATTTACCTATCACGAGTCAGTACTTAAATCTAAATTTCGTTGTATTTCATTCCATTTTTGTATGACTGGTAAAACCTGATTAATGCTTGTGGGCATTTTTACCTTCTCTCTTCACTAAGTAAACAAAATGTTCTAATTGTGTCCTGTGTAAACATCTTGTAATGCAGGCTAATGATGTTGTTTTCTGTGGGCGCATTATCATGTTTCTTGCTCACTTCTTCCCCTTATCCGAGCGTTCAGGTACttaattttctttttctgtaTATACTTAGAAGTCCAcagccccccccccctccccccgccCGTATATTGGTGCTAATTTGTTTGCTTGAATTCCCACAGCTGTAAATATAAAGGGAGTTTTCAATACATCGAATGAGACAAAATATGAGACACAAGCTCCTGAGGGTAGATATATTTTCCCCATCACTTTCTTGCTGATTTGTGTTTGCATTTTATTTAGTGTGCTTAACAAGGCATCAATTGGTGATTTGTGTTTGTATTTTATTTAGTGCTTAACAGTGCATCAATTTGTTTGGTTTCAGGTATTTCTATAGATTTCAACTTCTATAAGACACTTTGGAGTTTACAGGTCGGTATCAGGCATTTGTACTTTTAAGGGAATGCTTGTGATTAAACCAGTCTGTTTGATAAGCATTCTGAAAACCTGGTATTATGGTATTATTTCTGCATTTCCTGTTAACATGGTCAGCTGCTTTCGTACTTGTTATTCCTGAAGAAGTGTCATTAGTGTTCTTTTACTGGGGGTGAAATCCTACTATTTCTTCTTTTACAATCTAAGTGGGAGCTGGAGATCCTGATGCAACTTCTAAAGAATTTACCACTAAAAACTCTAAATATGAAGCATTTCTGTGAAGCCCTTCCCATCTTGCCATTGATTATACTACTGAATCATGAGTTTTAACTTCTATCATCAATACAGCAACTTCGTTATTAGTGAAGTCATCAGTTGTCTTTGTGACATTGAAATCCTAGTTGATGTTGATAGATGAAGGTCACATGAGACCATTGGTGAGCTGTTGGGACAGAATTGTAGGCAAACATAGAACCCAAGGAAATATTAAGTGAAAAGATTAGTGATGACGAGGATGAGAGGTTGAAGAGAAAACATGAGGAGATATTATATATATTTGaggagagaggggggggggggaagtcAAAGAGAAACCCAATAAAACACAGTAAGTATCAGTGTCCATGAGTTTGATTTAGTAAGGAGTTAGCTTGTGTTGGCAAAGCATATAGCTACAAAAGCCTTCCTTATGTAGTATTTGCTTATACAGTCTGCTCACATGGGAGATATAAAGGATGCTGATTTGATAGGATCATGTTCTAGCTCTTTGATTCTGTCAAACCTGATTACAACCACCCCCCcaccccccccaaaaaaaaccaCAAAAGAAAGGTAGGGGTGGGGGTAGGAAAAAAGAGCTACTTCCGAACTTAATTTTGAAGTTATTTCCTTGTGATCTTATAAGGTGTTATCTCTTGATGAATTCAGCAACCTTTATTTCTGTATGAATCACTGTCTTTGAAGTATCTCTGACAGGCTCTTTGCATGTGCTTCCCCCACCTTCCTAtcttgttttataatttttagctTTGCTAACTCAGGAATACTTCTGCAATCCGCCATCCCTGATTAATGCTCCTGTCAAGTGGCATAAATTTACATCCGGTTTGATGGTACACCTCTTTCTCTGTTTTAATTATTTGAGATGTTTCTGTGGCTTTTCTTTTTCATTAACCATATCTAATGTGTGATTATACGATTTTATGGGCTTGAAGATCGTGCTAAACACTTTTGAGGCTCAGCCTTTAAGCGATGAAGAGGGCAATGCTCATAACCTTGAGGATGATGCTGCAACCTTTAACATAAAATATCTTACCAGCAGTAAACTTATGGGTCTCGAGGTATGGGAGCATTTCTCAATTTAGAAAGCTCTTTTAAAGCAAAATGGAGCAGCAAATTCAATGGCATATTATTTCTGATCGTTCTTTTTGTCTCAGCTGAAAGATCCTAGTTTCAGGCGCCACGTTCTGGTTCAAAGTCTCATTCTGTTTGACTATTTGAAGGTAATGATATGCATTTTGTTAGCTCTGAGCTCGATGTGCGAGTTGATCTTTTAGTAGTAATATGACCTTAAATACTAATGACTGAACTACAACTAAAGTTGGAAGGTTATTTTGTCTCTCCTATATGCATGTGGGATAAGCTTTTCTAGTTGAATTCACATATTCAAAGCATCAAAATTCAGGATTATCTTTGATTTCAATCATGATGATGATAATCCGCATGATTGTTTGTTAATCAGTAAGTTGAAGATTCTCTAGTATAAAATGTCAGTATGATACTTAAATGTCTTAGGTGTGGTTTCCATCAGTGAGGAGAGCAAATGAAAACATGCCAAATGTGGTCAGCACTGGAGCTTTGCCGAGGGAAGATGTGAGAGTAAAGTTAGTTGAGGGCGAGGAAGGAGAAAGAAAAACATGGTAGAAAACTGAGAGAAAGAGAGATAGCAGTGGGTTAGGTGCTCTGTAACTAAACTAGAATGAGTTTGTCCCTGTTTTTTATTTTCTGTTGATCTCTTCTCTTATCATGATGATTTAGGACCCATTTGGCCATGACTCACTTGCAAATAATGAAGTCATTATTTGCACGTTGAAGTTTGGCCATCAGTATTTGTGCATTAattcaacttcaacttgaaataggGAACTTGAAGTGAAAAGCTTCTTGAGGAATGTCAAGTGAAATGATGgtttcactcacaaaacttccaACTTTTTTTCCATTGAAATATATCCAACCACCACTTCAACTTGCAAATACTATTTTTTTGgcaaaatacatagtttacccaTCCACCTTGCacccaaatccctgttacacacctCTTGACCATAGATTTAACGTTACACACCAAACCTTTCAAAAGTGTGTCAATGACACACCACTTTTGACCAGCCTAGTTAATACTCAATGTTGTGTATACACGCGCTTATTTGAATTAAAAACAAATGTCTTTTTAATAAAAAATGGGCAACCCGACCCAAGCTTAAAATAAACCTCAATTTACAAGCTTTAAAAGAAAAAGTAGCTATGTGTCTTCCTCAACACCCCCCACCCCCTGGGTTTATCCTCTTCCCCCCTATCCTACCTTCACACTGGCTCCTCCTCCACTATCAATTGCACACCGGCTTCTTCTAACCCACCCTCCACCCCTGTAATCTTCCCAATAATTTTCAGATCCACCGGTGGCCATAAAACTTATTTCCATCGCTGGAGCAGGGACGAGAACAGTGAAAGCTTGACCAGATATTGACCAGAAAAAGACTGCAAAAGATACAATTAGACCCAAAATTGCActggaaaaaaaacaaaaacaaccaTTCAAACAAGCTTTGATGATGGATTTCGACTCTAACTTTTTTTAATCCCAGAGATGAGAACTCCTCCGATGGTCAAGAAAACCAAGCCGACGATTACTAAAAAACTACTGTTTCACCTAGAATCGGTGATTTTGTTAGGTAGATTTTGAATCAATTTTCACCAACCCGATTCAGGATGATTTGAATTTGCGAGTCAAGAAATCGAGATAATGGGTTTCTTAACCATTGCTgggttttcttcaatttcttctctgccttttttttttgtttcttttcgagTAATTTCTTAACCATTGTTGTTGCTTGTTTCTTTATGTTCCTGATAATGAAGATGATGATAgaaaaaaatgaaaggaaaaaaaactacATATAAGGCGATAAAATGAGGCTTCAGATACATTTTTTTGTTATTCACTCGCCTACTTTTGGTGTAGAACACGCGCCTGTCATGGGTCAAAAGTGGTGTGTCATTGACACACTTTTGAAAGGTTTGGTGTGTAACGTTAAACCCGTGGTCAACaggtgtgtaacagggatttgggtACAAGGTGGATGGATAATTTCAAATGCTCTCCTTTTCAGTTTCAACCAGATAGTGTCTAAACTCCTACTTGTTCGTAATCATGCAGGCTCCGGGAAAAAGTGAGAAGGAATTGCCCTCTGAAGCAATGGTTGGTCTTGCCTTTGTTTATTTCATTCATGCTGTATCAATGCATGCATGCTtgcatatgtgtgtgtgtgtgtgtgtgtggcacACACATCCTCATGCATATAAAATTCTTCTGGGAGGGTGATCAATCCTTAGATGTGAAAGTAAAACTGTGGAAATTAATAGTTCGGGAGGAATACTATTTATATGTTCCTTCCAGAAGAAAACCAGGGAACAAGTGAGGCCTCAGCTTATAATTTATGTTCTGAATAGAAGTTCTCTGAAGGAAACATACTGTTAACAGAAGTGATTTTCTTTTACAATCTTTAGACTGCTCTTTTCTAGAATGTTGCAACGTAATTTTAGATGTTTTAACCCATGCTCTTAAGATATAATGCAGTGGATAACAAAGAGTATTTTTATTGGTACTTTCTGATGTTGCTGATCTGGACTATATTTCCTTTGATGAATTACTTCATTCTCATTAGCAGGTGTTACCTTTTGCCTGGAGGAAAACATgcttcaatttcttttcttttgtttctacCTTTTCTCTAATTACTTTTAAGGGAACAATGAGCAAAAGTAAACCCACCATTAGGTGGATTACtatttgtggaactactctcaTAAAAGAGGAATCAAATACGTCCCCCGTGAAGAGCTGACCCAGGAACAGCAGCtatcaaaaggaaaagaaataaatgaagaatcTAATTTAACTAAAATACGAGTAAATTTTACCTGCGATCAAGAGGAGAAGACCTATGAGTCCATGACCTCAATGATTTGACTTGTCCGCTTTTGCAAGACCTCTATCAATTACATGTCTCACTGCCTCGGAACCAACAAAAAATTGGTAGCATGCACCTTATTTTGATGCATGTTCTAGAATGAAAATGTGGTCATGGCATATTCTTGTTGGGAACTTATAATCATCTTTCATCATTAATAGATTTTATGGTCAGGAGAAAATGccaatttttaaaataatttgaggacatgaaatatataaataaattgGTTAACGGGATATATCACATATTTCTCATTTGTTTCTTTCTACCATTATGAAGTTCTTGCAGATTATGGTGTTTCCTCTGTAGGGTTTGATATTTTGTTGGTGTTGCTAGTTTGCAAGTCAAGATGCTCTGTGTTTAAATTTGttccttagacagaaatattttGATCATTTATGTGGCACTCAGAGATTTTGTGCTTTACCTGAGCAACAAGCTAATTTGTTTCCTCAAAATTATAGAAGGAGGAAATAAAGACTAGTGAAGAGCGGGTAAAGAAGCTTCTTGAAATGACTCCACCCAAAGGAAAAGATTTCCTTTGTAGCATTGAGCACATATTGGAGCGTGAAAGGAATTGGGTGAGCATCAGTTTTCTCTCTCTATTCGCTTTTTCATGCAGGAGATCTTTTTATTGGTCGACTTTTTATGCTGTACGAATGATTGCTCTTTCCATAGGTTTGGTGGAAACGTGATGGCTGCGCTCCATTTGAGAAGCAACCGGTAGAGAAAAAGCCGGTTCAAGGTGGAACAAAAAAACGGTAACTACAAATTGGCATGCGCTGTTGCGTTTAATCCTTACAATGCATAATATATTGGTTAACATATCCagatcatatattttttttagttttgcatTTCCCTCGCATTGAAAAAGTTTTGTTAAAAAGAATGAAAATGCATAGGAGGACTAAGTGCCCTCTAGTGACATATCAGAAAATGACGCGTAATGAAAAGTTTAAACAAGGAGTATGCCAATCCCTTTGAAGATCCAACAACTCCACTCCAGAATACAATCCTTCTGCAATCACCATAGCAATGCTAAGAGAACTATTCCCTTCCAAACTAAGGCTGGATGAATACTTTTGTCCTGGAATATTTTGCATTATGCTGAAGTCTAATACACCACTCAACAGAGAGCATGCAAGATTCTTCAAAGCTTTTCACGTTTAGTCTAGGTTACATGAATCCTTCATTTGCCTTGATATATCTGTCTCGGGAGGGGTGTGATAAGAGTGTATATTCCGTGCGGATTCTTTAAAATATCCTAAAAGTTAAGCAAAAAACTTGATATACCTGTACC
Proteins encoded in this window:
- the LOC104222030 gene encoding THO complex subunit 1 isoform X1, producing MDLFRQAILRPGTPEEFALRTVQEAIKPQKQIKLVQDENQLLENILRSLLQELVAAAVQSGQKIMEYGMSIVDGESSQGQIPRLLDIVLYLCEKEHVEGGMIFQLLEDLTEMSTMRNCEDIFGYIESKQDILGKPELFARGKLVMLRTCNQLLRRLSKANDVVFCGRIIMFLAHFFPLSERSAVNIKGVFNTSNETKYETQAPEGISIDFNFYKTLWSLQEYFCNPPSLINAPVKWHKFTSGLMIVLNTFEAQPLSDEEGNAHNLEDDAATFNIKYLTSSKLMGLELKDPSFRRHVLVQSLILFDYLKAPGKSEKELPSEAMKEEIKTSEERVKKLLEMTPPKGKDFLCSIEHILERERNWVWWKRDGCAPFEKQPVEKKPVQGGTKKRRPRWRLGNKELSQLWKWADQYPNALTDTQRVRTPSITDYWKPLAEDMDESAGIEAEYHHKNNRVYCWKGLRFSARQDLEGFSRFTEHGIEGVVPLELLPAEVRARYQAKPSERTKRAKKEETKTSAQQAEENQIATAASEMDNEGGRADPEASVAPIDTDTRIATVTISQEETPTPEDNQKQSSDTDVAQEAGQMEADTEAETGMIDGETDADVDLDAVG
- the LOC104222030 gene encoding THO complex subunit 1 isoform X2, with the translated sequence MLWMIHIGVDIVLYLCEKEHVEGGMIFQLLEDLTEMSTMRNCEDIFGYIESKQDILGKPELFARGKLVMLRTCNQLLRRLSKANDVVFCGRIIMFLAHFFPLSERSAVNIKGVFNTSNETKYETQAPEGISIDFNFYKTLWSLQEYFCNPPSLINAPVKWHKFTSGLMIVLNTFEAQPLSDEEGNAHNLEDDAATFNIKYLTSSKLMGLELKDPSFRRHVLVQSLILFDYLKAPGKSEKELPSEAMKEEIKTSEERVKKLLEMTPPKGKDFLCSIEHILERERNWVWWKRDGCAPFEKQPVEKKPVQGGTKKRRPRWRLGNKELSQLWKWADQYPNALTDTQRVRTPSITDYWKPLAEDMDESAGIEAEYHHKNNRVYCWKGLRFSARQDLEGFSRFTEHGIEGVVPLELLPAEVRARYQAKPSERTKRAKKEETKTSAQQAEENQIATAASEMDNEGGRADPEASVAPIDTDTRIATVTISQEETPTPEDNQKQSSDTDVAQEAGQMEADTEAETGMIDGETDADVDLDAVG